In Phocoena phocoena chromosome 19, mPhoPho1.1, whole genome shotgun sequence, a genomic segment contains:
- the LOC136138041 gene encoding LOW QUALITY PROTEIN: transmembrane protein 102-like (The sequence of the model RefSeq protein was modified relative to this genomic sequence to represent the inferred CDS: deleted 2 bases in 2 codons): MASAVWGSAPWLGPPPPAPARPLTDIDFCSGAQLQELTQLIQELGVQASWSEGPKPGPDLLQAKDFVFSLLGLVHRRDPRFPPQAELLLLRCGIREGSLDLGPAPLGPYARGPHYNAGFTLLVPVLSLDGTGQELQPDVGSCYTWLFLPEQVRGTSAREAWQDFLGPLVPGGRDSIHPAQSKETPKDPQISVDWLHVTEPEAHESLENSPSNVSVPELPQQDVTDVGFPSPLKKRNGDVTKATDVSPVPQPLEAPEAWPTLCPAQVAAWFSASLAAVTESPFPVPGAPRLVHAARHAGVTSILLATPGPPRRLLLFDLIPVVSVAGWPQGPRSHSWAGPLASESSSFYLVPGGGGGGTERPDASGWQFCFARQELALKTRISVPLLQAHAAAQALLRPLVARTRVAAPYLLRTLLYWACERLPAPSLARAENAGACCLGLLDELGRVLEAGTLPHYFLSGQKLRAGDGAASLLWALALLRRDPARALRAAVEEAKAARKGGGLAGVGGGAH, encoded by the exons ATGGCTTCCGCGGTCTGGGGGAGTGCTCCCTGGTTGGGCCcaccgcccccagccccagcccggccGCTCACGGACATCGACTTCTGCTCTGGGGCGCAGCTGCAAGAACTAACCCAACTGATCCAGGAGCTGGGTGTGCAGGCGAGCTGGAGTGAAGGTCCCAAGCCAGGACCAGATCTCCTCCAGGCCAAggactttgttttctctttg TTAGGTCTCGTTCACCGCCGGGACCCTCGCTTTCCTCCTCAGGCAGAGCTCCTGCTGCTTCGTTGCGGGATTCGCGAGGGCTCCCTGGATCTGGGGCCTGCGCCTCTAGGTCCCTACGCTCGGGGACCTCACTACAACGCCGGCTTCACACTCCTGGTGCCCGTGCTTTCGCTAGATGGCACTGGGCAGGAGCTGCAACCGGACGTGGGATCCTGTTACACATGGCTCTTCCTCCCAGAGCAGGTACGCGGAACCTCGGCCCGGGAGGCATGGCAGGATTTCCTAGGACCCCTAGTCCCAGGAGGACGTGATTCGATCCACCCAGCCCAAAGCAAAGAAACTCCCAAGGATCCGCAAATCTCCGTGGACTGGCTACACGTCACTGAGCCTGAGGCACACGAGTCTTTGGAAAACTCACCTAGTAATGTTTCAGTGCCAGAGTTGCCTCAACAAGACGTAACCGATGTTGGCTTTCCCTCACCACTG AAAAAACGGAATGGTGACGTCACCAAAGCAACCGACGTTAGCCCAGTGCCACAGCCGTTGGAGGCTCCGGAGGCGTGGCCCACATTGTGCCCCGCCCAGGTGGCTGCCTGGTTCTCTGCTTCGCTGGCTGCGGTCACTGAGTCCCCGTTTCCGGTTCCGGGTGCCCCGCGCTTGGTCCACGCAGCCCGCCACGCGGGGGTCACCAGCATCCTCCTGGCTACGCCCGGGCCCCCGCGCCGCCTCCTGCTTTTCGACTTGATCCCCGTGGTGTCCGTGGCCGGCTGGCCCCAGGGGCCTCGGAGCCACTCGTGGGCCGGCCCGCTGGCCTCGGAGTCGTCTTCCTTCTACCTGGtgcccggcggcggcggcggcggcacagAGCGGCCGGACGCCTCCGGCTGGCAGTTCTGCTTCGCCCGCCAAGAGCTGGCGCTCAAGACGCGCATATCCGTTCCCCTGCTGCAAGCGCACGCGGCGGCTCAGGCGCTGCTGCGCCCTCTGGTGGCCAGGACTAGGGTCGCGGCGCCCTACCTCCTGCGGACGTTGCTCTACTGGGCGTGTGAGCGGCTGCCCGCGCCCTCTCTGGCGCGAGCCGAGAATGCGGGCGCCTGCTGCCTCGGGCTGCTGGATGAGCTGGGCCGGGTGCTCGAGGCCGGGACGCTGCCCCACTATTTTCTGAGTGGCCAAAAGCTCCGTGCGGGGGACGGCGCCGCTTCGCTGCTCTGGGCGTTGGCCCTGCTTCGCAGGGACCCTGCCCGCGCCCTGCGCGCCGCTGTGGAAGAGGCCAAGGCTGCACGCAAG GGGGGCGGCTTAGCGGGCGTGGGAGGCGGGGCCCATTAA